The Candidatus Kryptonium sp. genome contains a region encoding:
- a CDS encoding S9 family peptidase: MKRTKLSFIAILILIFILPSLAQKKLTLEDIFKTTKFRTNFLSKQWLSDEDAYTTLKYDTVSKSTAIYRYDLKSGREEKVVTYAELDRQVENFSKNVSAYFFSPNKKYILFTGSLPARRLKTGGNFYLYDLQTKTLKQITNTDEQQAIIKFSPDSRFISFVRNNNIFIYEISTGNFKQLTFDGSETILNGLFDWVYEEEFSIIDGYEWSPDGKHIAFWRLDQSNVPVFKLIDYEPTYLKVIDQRYPYAGYPNSIVKIGIVNIQTGETKYIDFGNEDIYIARINWTTNPDVFFYQKLNRLQNRLELISYNIKTGEQKLILTEESNTWVDVHDHLTFLKDGQHFIWSSERDGWLHLYLYRIDGKLVNQITKGEFEIEQLCFVDEKNKKIYYTSTEVSPLERHLYVIDFKGTNKKRLTLESGWHNIDFSPSGKFYIDNHSTITKPPKWKLYESTGKFVRTLVDNPDDILAGYDKGEVTFEVVETSDGVKLNAWMIKPANFDSTKKYPVLFYVYGGPGSQTVRNAYLGNYAWYQYLAQNGYIIFSVDGRGTGARGKAFRDVIYKNLGYYESKDQAEAALYLIRRYKFVDSSRIGIWGWSYGGYMSSLTLFKFGDIFKLAVAVAPVTTWRLYDTIYTERYMQTPELNPEGYEQSSVLKYVDGLKGKYLVIHGTTDDNVHWQNTIQLVDRLQKAGKQFSTMFYPNKDHSIAGRETRYHLFTLITNFILENL; the protein is encoded by the coding sequence ATGAAAAGAACCAAACTTTCATTCATCGCGATTTTAATTCTTATCTTCATCCTTCCCTCACTCGCCCAAAAAAAGTTAACACTTGAAGACATCTTTAAAACCACGAAATTTAGAACCAATTTCCTTTCAAAACAATGGCTTTCAGATGAAGACGCTTATACGACGCTAAAATACGATACCGTTTCAAAATCAACCGCAATTTATAGATACGACCTGAAATCAGGAAGGGAAGAAAAAGTTGTAACTTATGCGGAACTTGATAGACAAGTTGAAAACTTTTCAAAAAATGTGAGCGCTTACTTTTTCTCGCCAAACAAAAAGTATATTCTTTTTACAGGAAGTTTGCCAGCGAGAAGATTAAAAACCGGGGGGAATTTTTATCTTTACGATCTTCAAACAAAAACATTGAAGCAAATAACCAACACAGATGAGCAACAAGCAATTATAAAATTCTCGCCAGATAGCAGGTTCATAAGCTTTGTAAGAAACAACAACATTTTCATTTATGAAATTTCAACCGGTAATTTCAAGCAGCTTACCTTTGATGGTTCAGAGACAATTTTAAATGGGCTCTTTGATTGGGTTTACGAAGAAGAGTTTAGCATAATTGATGGTTATGAGTGGTCACCTGATGGGAAACATATCGCCTTCTGGCGACTTGATCAATCAAATGTTCCTGTCTTTAAACTCATTGATTATGAACCAACATATCTTAAAGTTATAGATCAACGCTATCCATATGCTGGTTATCCAAATTCAATCGTCAAAATTGGAATTGTCAACATTCAAACGGGCGAGACAAAATACATTGATTTTGGAAACGAAGATATCTACATCGCAAGAATCAATTGGACGACCAACCCTGATGTCTTTTTCTACCAAAAACTTAACAGATTACAAAACAGGCTTGAGCTCATATCATACAACATTAAAACTGGTGAACAAAAATTAATTTTAACGGAAGAATCAAACACTTGGGTTGATGTTCACGACCATTTAACATTTCTAAAAGATGGACAACACTTCATCTGGTCAAGTGAAAGGGATGGTTGGCTCCACCTATACCTTTACAGAATTGATGGGAAACTCGTAAATCAGATCACAAAAGGTGAATTTGAAATTGAACAACTCTGCTTCGTTGATGAGAAAAATAAGAAAATTTACTATACCTCAACAGAAGTTTCGCCTCTGGAAAGACATTTATATGTGATTGATTTCAAAGGCACGAACAAAAAGCGTCTAACTCTTGAATCGGGTTGGCATAACATTGACTTTTCACCATCGGGAAAATTTTATATTGACAACCACTCTACGATCACAAAGCCACCGAAATGGAAACTTTATGAAAGCACTGGTAAATTTGTAAGAACTCTCGTTGATAACCCAGATGACATTCTTGCAGGCTATGATAAAGGCGAAGTCACATTTGAAGTTGTTGAGACAAGCGATGGGGTGAAACTTAATGCATGGATGATAAAACCAGCAAATTTTGATTCAACCAAAAAATATCCTGTTCTTTTCTATGTCTATGGAGGACCTGGAAGTCAAACCGTAAGAAACGCTTACCTTGGGAACTATGCTTGGTATCAATATCTCGCGCAAAATGGATATATAATCTTTAGCGTTGATGGTCGCGGAACAGGTGCAAGAGGAAAAGCATTTAGAGATGTTATTTATAAAAATCTTGGCTATTACGAATCAAAAGATCAAGCAGAAGCTGCGCTTTATCTTATCAGAAGATACAAATTTGTTGATAGCTCAAGAATCGGGATATGGGGTTGGAGCTACGGCGGATATATGTCAAGTTTAACACTTTTTAAATTCGGAGATATTTTCAAGCTTGCCGTTGCTGTTGCACCTGTTACGACATGGAGATTATACGATACCATTTACACTGAAAGATACATGCAAACTCCTGAACTCAATCCAGAGGGATATGAGCAAAGCTCTGTGCTAAAATATGTTGATGGTTTGAAGGGGAAATATCTCGTAATTCACGGCACAACTGATGATAATGTCCACTGGCAGAATACAATCCAACTTGTTGATAGGCTTCAAAAAGCAGGAAAGCAATTCAGCACGATGTTTTACCCGAACAAAGACCACAGCATAGCTGGGAGGGAAACAAGGTATCATCTATTCACACTGATAACAAACTTTATACTTGAAAATCTATAA